In the Anaerolineae bacterium genome, TTTGCCCGAATCGATGTTGCCGGATGCGGTTGATTGGGATGAATATCAAACCGGTGAGCGCAACGAGGGGCTTTATTTCGGCGCCATCACCCTCTTTCGCAAGCTCAGTGGGGCGCTGGCTGGATTCTTCGCTCTGCAAGCCTTGAATCTTTTTGGCTATCAGGCCCCTCCCGAAGGGGTAACCGTCTGGCAGCAATCTCCCTCTGCTCTCACCGCCATTCGCTGGATGACTGGACCGTTTAGTGCTCTTCTGGTGGTCGCCGCAATCTTTGTGGCGTGGTTTTATCCTTTGACTCGCCAGCAATATGAACAAATCCGCGCCGCTCTGGATGCCCGTCAAAAATCTGCCTCAGCAAGCGGTGTTTCTGACTCACCTATGTAATTCTCACCGCAATAACGGTCTTTGTTCGCCGAAATTTCGGATCAGAAAATTCCTCTATTCACCGGATAGCGCTGCTCAACTCATAGCGATCGATCAGTGTTCCATCAACTGTATAAAACTCAAAGATCAGGTGAGCGCTATCCATCGTGCCTAGCAAGGCACCGTAGGCGCCATTGAAGCGTTTTTGGCTGCCCTCGGCAATTTCACCAAAATCATATAGCCCGCCTCCACCGGCGCCATTGATCAGATAGACCAGGCCATCCACGACCAGACGTTCGTAATAGTGATCATGGCCACACAAGACTGCATCTACCCCCCACTCGCCAAAGGGCCAGCGCATCCAATCCACGGGGCCGCGTTTTCCCGACGAGTAAGGCGGATGGTGCATGAAAACAATCTGCCACGGCTGGGTGGAAGCAAGCAAGCGTTCCTGCAGCCACTGCGCCTGTTGGGAACTGCGTCCGACACCATCTGGTTCGTTTGAGTCGCTATCTAAAGCAAAGAAATGTCCCGCTCCCCAGGTGAAGTCGTAATAGCGCTCGTTGTTAGGTAACTCAAAGTAATCGAAGTAGGGTTGAGCGGACTCGCTCATCCAGTCATGGTTGCCCAGGGTCGGGAAAAAGCGATTCTGCTCAGCGCCTTCACCATAACTACCACGGTAGGGATAAATATACTCATGATAAAACTGCCCAATGCGATGATCAATGGTTTGGCGAGAGCCGTCAGGATAATTATTATCGCCGGTCGTGAGAATAAAATCGGGCTGCCAGGATTTGACCAACTCCGCTACCCGTCGGGCGTCCTCATTGCCTGAGCCATAATCCCCGATCACCGCAAATCGAATGGGAGCTTCCACAGTCGGGGTCAACGCAGGTGACGGGGTTGCGGTGGAGAGTAGTTCAGTTTGGGTGAAGGCTGGTGTGGGGGTGAGCGCGGTTGAGGGTATTGTGGTAGCGTTCTGGGTAGGTGTGGCAGTGGGCGTCGGCAGCGTCGTACGCAAAGAACATGCCCAGATCACCGCAGCCATCGCCAGGCTGCTGAGCCAGAGTCGACTGGTAAAAGACTTTCTCATCGTCGCTCTAATCGATACATCTTCCCCCCATGATCAATCACATAGACTTCGCCCTGTTCATCTTCGCCGAAGGATGAAATGCGCCCCAGGCCGCTGAAGAGGCGTTGGTAAGCCCAGTTACCATTTGCAAGGCGGCGCAAGCCATCCACCCAGCCAGCGCAATAGTCGCCGAAGAGATAGATTCCGTCCCACTCAGCCAACTGCGTTCCTCGATAGACAACCCCACCGGTTACCGAACAGCCTTGCTCGTGTCCGTATTCATAAATAGGCGGAATAAGGCTCTTGCCGGGAGGGATTGTCCCTTCATAGGGGTGTGTCCCTTCGAGATATTTCCAGCCAAAGTTCAAATCCCCACCGGCACCAGAAGGGAGATAATCGATCTCTTCCCATTGATTCTGACCAACATCCCCGATATAAAGGTCGCCGGTTTTCCGATCAAAGGCAAGTCGCCAGGGATTTCGCAAGCCATAAGCCCAGATCTCGGCTAACCCCCCACCAGCCGCAAAGGGATTGGTCGGTGGGATAGCATACGGCGTTCCCGCATCGACATCCAGGCGCAAAATTTTTCCCAGATGGGTGTTCAAAGACTGGGCATAGTTTTGAGGATCGCCAGCCGAGCCACCATCACCCAATCCGAGATAGAGATATCCATCCGGACCGAAAACCACCGCGCCGCCGTTATGATTGGCGTAAGGCTGCGCAATCTGTAAGAGTACACGCTCGCTTGCCGGGCTGGCAGCATCCCCAGAAGGTGGATCAGCTTGAAAGCGGGCAATCACGGTGTCGCCAGCTTGATCCGTATAATTGACGTAGAAATAGCCATTTTCTGCATAGCGCGGGTGAAACGCAATACCCAGCAACCCCTGTTCGCTGCCGCGACTGCCCACCCGATCACGGATATCCAGGAAGGGCTTTTGCGCCAATTGTCCATTTTGCCAGATGCGGATCGTTCCTTCCTGTTCAAGGATAAAGAGCCTTCCCGAACCATCCGGCGCGAACGCCATCCCCACCGGAGCTTTAAGCCTGCCTGCCACTTCTACCCAGCGATAGGCATTCGGGTCTGGAAAGATCTGGACAACGGTTTCGGCCCCTGTCGGGGAAGTCGGTTCAGGGTGAACAGCTTCGTTTTCCTGAGTAAGCGGTGAAACAGTCTGCTGAGTGGGGTCTGGAGGCAAATTGGTGACGCCTGGTCTGGCCGTGTTTATCGCCTGCAGCTCAAGCTGGGTTGGCGATGCCAGCGGCGCGTTCGGTTGACAGCCAATCAAAAGCAGGACAAAGATTAACCCGCACGAACGGTGAACGATGGACTTCATTGTTTTGGTTCCTCCCAGTACTCGGCATCTTCAATGTCCTCCGGTCGAAATTCCACCTTTTTCTCTTCATAGAGTTGGCTTACTACTGAAGAACGAATCTTTTTGAGATGCTCTTCCACGACTTCAGGCGGGCAAAGCTCGACAAACAAATAGGCGCCTAACCAGATAATCAAAGCATCATCCACCGGCCCGGGAGCCAAATCGGGAACCAGTAGATATAACAACGAAGCAATGGGCAAGACCTTGATCAATGGATTGACGCGACCATCGGCGAGCAAGCGCAAAATCAACTTAATGCGCGTCGAAAGCTCGCCAAAAAAACCACTTGAAGAAGTAGGCTGAATTTTTCGATTCGGGTTTGTGTTCATAACAACCTCCGGAGTAAACAACTTCATTATACCTTACGCAGGAAATAAAAAAACGAGGCGATTTTGCTCGCCTCGTTTCGACCGAAACATGCGTTTGTCTATGCAGATTTTGTCGCCGCAACCACTGCCGCAAACGCTTCGGGCTGACGCACCGCCAAATCTGCCAGCATCTTGCGATTGATGGCGATCTGGGACTTCTTCATCGCATCGATCAGACGGCTATAGGTGGTGCCATTTGCCCGGGCTGCTGCGTTGATGCGCGCAATCCACAAACGGCGCAGGTCACGTTTGCGTGTGCGGCGGTCGCGGTAGGCATACCAAAGGCTTTTCAACATGGCTTCGTTGGCGCGCCGGAAAAGCCGCGAACGGGTGCCAAACTGGCCTTTGGTCATCTTTAGCACCTTCTTGTGGTGCTGCCTGCGATAAGGTCCGGTCTTTACTCTCATGTTACACTCTCCTGCCTTCCCCTGGACGCCGGTGAACCTGATTCACCCGTTGGTAGCACCCAGCGGTCGGCAAATAAAAGGGATTAGATACCAGACACCTCTGGTTCTATTTCAAATTAGGCGCCAGACGATGAACGCGCTTAATGATGCCTCTTCCTCGCACCGGGAGCATTTCCTGGAACAGGCGTTTGGTGCGTTTGGAGGTGCGCCGCCGCAGGTGGCTTTTACCGCCCTTGGTACGCACCAGCATCCCCGTCCCTGTCAGACGGAAGCGCTTGGCGGTGGCTTTATGGGTTTTTAATTTATATTTTCCTTCAGGCATTTTTCGTGGCACAGTCTTTCTCCTTTCACAGAAAACACCGCGCTCCAGGTCGGGCGCGGGCAAGATAAAATCTTTAGGGATAGGAGGATTCAAATCAGCGCGTAACGGGTTCGGTTTCTCTCTCTTTTTCTTTGTCTTTATCTTTCTTTTTCGCTTGTTTGCCCGGTGCCAGTACCATTAACATGGTGCGCCCTTCGAGCGCCGGTGCCTGTTCGACCACAGCAATATCGGCCAGGTCTTCTGCCACCGCCTTGAGGTCTTCAAGAGCAATTTCCGGATAGGTTATTTCCCGACCTCGAAAGCGAATGCGCACCTTTACTTTCATCCCATCTTCGAGCCAGCGGCGAGCGTCTCTTACTTTGAGGGCACGATGATGTTCGTTGGTCTTTGGGCGCAAGCGAATTTCTTTTATTTCAATTTTCGTCTGTGCTTTGCGTGCTTCGCGTTCTTTTTTCGTCCGTTCGTAAATAAACTTCCCGAAATCCATCACCCGACAGACCGGTGGGTCGGCGTTCGGCGCCACTTCCACCAGGTCTAATTCCGCTTCGTGGGCGATCCGTTGAGCGTCTTCAATCGAGACAACCCCGATATTCTCGCCCTGAGGGCCAATCAAGCGGACTTGAGGGACTTTGATGGCTTCGTTTACCCGATAATTAATTGCGCTGATAAGCTACTCCTTTCTATCAACCGAAATCTCTCGATCCGTTAGAAATTATAGCACGCATAATACCAAAGAAACGCCAAAACGTCAACGTAGCTTTTGCTTTTCACTATGATTTTCTGCCTGAAATTTCGATGCCGCTTTTCAAAAAGTTGTATCTGACCTGGTCGGGTTGATTGCAAACCAGGCATCCTCTGCCAAAGCGTAGCAATCTCCGAATAACAAGGAATATGTTGCGCTACTTCAAGGTCCACAATGGGGTTGGCGCAGATCATCCCCGCAAGTCACCGGTTAAACAATTGAAAAATCCCAAATATTTTCTGTGCAAAACCTTGACATTTATTTTATTTGCTGTATAATATGACCAGACTTATCTTATTGGCACAACCTGAGGAGAATAAAATGGATAACCTGTTTGTAGAAACCCCCCAACTGCTAACCGTTCCACAACCTTTCATTTTGCTGGAAGGCGAGATCAAGCCTGCCGAGAGCATCCAACAAGCCGTTCATCAAATTTTGCTGGAGGTCGGTGAAGATCCCAGCCGCGATGGGTTGATCAAAACCCCGGAACGGGTCGCCCGTATGTACAAAGAACTAACCAGTGGCTATCAGACCGACCCCGATCAACTGATCAACGGTGCCCTGTTCGATGTAGAATATAGTGATATGGTACTGGTGCGTGATATCGAGTTCTACTCACTCTGCGAGCATCACCTGTTACCGTTTTTCGGCAAGGCACATGTTGCCTATATACCGGATAAAAAGGTCATCGGTTTGAGCAAAATCCCCCGCATCGTCGAGATGTATGCCCGTCGCCTGCAAGTCCAGGAACGAATGACCACCCAGATTGCCGACTTACTGGAAGAAAAACTCCACCCTCAGGGAATTGCCGTGGTCGTTGAGGGTGCTCACATGTGCGCCATGATGCGCGGCGTCAAGAAAGCCGAAGCGATGATGACCACCAGCACCATGCGCGGTCTTTTCAAGACCGATCAGGAGCTACGCCGCGAATTCTATGCCCAGCTCACCCGCCGTCGCTATGACGAATAACTCCAAACGGCAGTTATGCAATCCCAGAACATTCTGATCACTGGAGCAGGTCGGCGGATTGGGCGGGAACTTGCCCTGGCTGCTGCTCAGGCAGGGGCAAATGTGGCAATCCACTATCACACCTCTGCCGAAAGCGCTGCCCAAACGGCACAAGAAATTCGCTCTCTGGGCAGAAAAGCCGTGACCCTCTGCGCCGACCTGGCTCAAGTCGAGCAGCTTCCTGCTCTGGTTGAAATGGCAGAGCGAGAATTGGGGCATCTCAGCGCGCTGGTCAACAATGCCTCGATCTTTGAACCTTTAGATTGGGAGACAACGACCCTGGAGGATTGGGAGCGCCATCTGCGAGTTAACTTAACCGCTCCTTTTGTTCTCAGCCAGGCTTTTGCCCGCCGTTTAGAACCTGCCGCAAGCGGGCGAATTATCAACATTCTCGATTGGCGGGCTTTGCGTCCAGGTGCCGATCACCTTCCCTATACGATCAGCAAAGCCGCCCTGGCTGCCCTGACCCGCTCCCTGGCTCAAGCCCTGGCACCGCAGGTTACCGTGAATGGTCTGGCATTGGGTGCCATTCTGCCCCCGGCTGACCAGAATACGACCAAAAATCTCTCCCATCTTCTGGCAAATGTTCCTGCGGCGCGCTGGGCAAACATGGATGAAGTCACCGCTGCGTTCGTCTTTTTATTATATGGACCGGCGTATATTACCGGCGAAATCCTGCACATTGACGGCGGAAGACATCTGGTTTGATCGATTTTGATAAGGAGAGAGGATGGACAAAATTTTTATCAAAGATCTCGTCGCGCGCGGCATCATCGGCATCAACGACTGGGAACGCGAAAATCCCCAGGAAATTCTCATCAACATCACCCTCTATTGTGATACGCGTCAGGCAGGCGAGCAGGACGCCATTGAACACAGTGTAAATTATCGCACAATCGCCAAAAAAGCTTTGGCGCATGCCGAAACGGCTGCGCGGCTCACCGTAGAGGCTTTAGCCGAGGATCTCGCCCGTATGTGTCTGAATGAGCCCAACGTTCAAACGGTGATTGTGCGCGTCGAGAAGCCGGGTGCGGTGCGCTTTGCCCGCTCCGTCGGCGTGGAAATCGAACGGAGTCGTTCTTAGGAGCTGGCGATGGATCACATTGTATATATCTCGCTGGGTTCGAACATCTTACCCCATCTTCACCTGCCAAAAGCGATCGATTTATTAGGGCAACAGGTGACGTTGTTAGCTGTCTCTTCGGTTTACGAGACTCCTCCGGTTGGCAGCAGTGGCAGAAACTTTCTCAACGCGGTTGTCGTGATTAAAACGCATTTGACTCCCCAGCAGTTGAAAGAAGAAATCCTGCGCCCTCTGGAAAGCGCCCTGGGGCGGCAGCGCACGGAGGACAAATTTGCGCCGCGCACCATTGATCTGGATATCATTGCCTACGATGGACAAATCCTGGACGAAGACGCTTTCCGTTACGCTCATCTGGCAGTCCCCCTGGCAGAAATCCTGCGCCAGTATCCTCTGGCGAAAGCCAACCGGCGCATTCACTCCGTGGCAAGAAAATTTCAGCGCTCGCAGCCGCTCACCCCGCTCTCCCTCGCCAGCCTGTGATCAGGCGCTAATCGCCAGTTGGAGGTTTGGGATCAGCCTGCTCCTGGCGAGCCAGCGCATTCTGCAGCGCTTCCTCCAATTCATCCATTTGCTGCATCAGGGCGGGGGAGATCGAATGGGCTGGCAGACGCTTTTTCAAATCGGCAAGTTGCTGGCGGAGCATTTCGATGCGCTTCTCCGTAATTGGGTCAGGCAGGTTCTGCTCGCTCATGGGAGCACCTGCACCGCTTTGGAGGGGCAGGCGGTAGTACAGAGGGCGCATCCCAGGCACATCTCTGCATTGAGTTCGGGGGCTTCATAGGGTTGAGGTTGTTGCAGGACATGGCGTTTGCACAGCAAAGCTGCCCGACAAACGCCCTGCTCGCAATTTTGGGGCTCGCAGCGTTGATAATTCAGGAAAACGGCTCTCTTGGGCATCCGGCTTCTCCTTAGAATGCTTCTTCGACTGGAAAGGGATAGCACAATTCGGACAATTAATTAGATGCAACCACAACAGGTAAGGTTACGTGCGGTTCGTGGCTTTCCCGCTTGCAGGTTTTGTTCTCAGGGAGAGAGGGCTGGACTGGATGGCGTGAGAGTCGTTGTTGCAGTTCGAGTCGGTGTGATAGTCACGAAGACCAGATGAATTTGTGGCACCCACCCAATCCGCCCTTCCCAATCCACAATTTTTAACCACACCAGGCCATCATAGACCTGACGCTCATCAAAGACCTGGACGATTTCCCTCGAGCTTATGATTCCGATCGAGGGTCCGCCAGGCTGTTGGAGGATTTCAAGGCGTTGAAGTCCATTTTGTAAGATCGCAGACCAGGGTGTTGGCGTTAAAGTTGGCGGAATAGGGGTGGCTGTAGAAGTGAAGGTTGGCGTAGGAGTGGTTGTGGGTGTTGCTGAAGGAGTAAAAGTGAAGGTTGGTGTCAGGGTGATGGGTGTAAAGGTTGGCGTCAAGGTTGGAGGGTTGAGAGGATTCAACCGCACAACAAAAATCTGATTGACGATAATCGAGACCGGACGCTGTAGTCGGGTTGCAATTCTCCTTTGCAAGCGGTTGACATCTTGATAGGTGAGCGATTCCGAGACGCGTAAAGTCAAACTAAGGTGAAGGCCATCGGCATCTTCGGAAACATCTAAACGGCTGATCTCAGCCCCGAAAACAGAAACCTCCTCGCTGACAATGGAATTGATCTGAATACTCTCAGTAGCTTTTTTGAAGACACTCGCACTGAAAAGGGTTAGGGGGATCAACAGGCTAAGCGTAAAAAGCGCGGAATAAATCAATGGCTTGGGTAATTTTCCGATAAGGTTATTGGTTGGCGTAAAACCCAAGACAAAAAAGATCAACATCGAGGCAAAGGCGATCGTGACCGCGTTGGTAACAAAGAGCAGACCTGCTCCAGCAGCGACCTGCCATTGAGTGAGGGCCAAACCGATCCCGACCGTGCAAAGAGGAGGCATCAGAGCGGTGGCAATCGCCACTCCTGGCAAAGCAGCAGAGAGCGATGGAGTCGCCAAAGCGTATGCAGCGGCCAAGCCTCCCGCAAGGGCAATGGTTAAATCCAGGGGGCTTGGACGAGTGCGGCTTAGAATTTCATTGGGTAATTCCTGCCAGGTAATGATTGGAAAGAAACGATTGAGATAGGCAACGATCGTGGACATGACTATGGAAAGGATGGCGCCGCGCAGCAAGGCGCTGATCGCATTCTTGATCAGAGTCGTATCACCTGAGATCGACCCCGCCCCGATGCCGATGATGGGTGACATGAGAGGCGCAACCAGCATGGCACCGATAATTACCGCTGCGGAATCCGTCAAAAGTCCCAAAGTAGCAATGATGCTGGAGAGAAGGACTAAGAAGAAATAACCGAAATTCGGTGTGAGGATTGTCGCAAATGAACCAAAACCTCTCCTCTACGTTCTCGAGAGAGAGGCTGAAATAGCTGACGAATCCAGAACCAGAATAAAATTTTTCCCGAAGGATGCTTTTTCTCTTCATTCATCTTTTGAATTTTACTTCATGAAGCAGTCACAGGCAAAAAAACCGATAAACCTGTGGGAAAATCTTGACCTAAAAGGAGCAGGATAAACACGCCTTTCCGGCTGATATTCAAATGGTATGGTTGGATTGAGCACCAACAGAACCCAACAGCTAAAACTCCACCTGTGCCGTGAAACGATGGAGGTTGATCGCGCAGGTTGGGCAGCGCTTCCCCCTTACATGCCTTTCTGTTTTCGTGTTTGAAGCCAGCGCTGTAATGAATCAGAACTTTCCTGGGAGGGAATGCCAGCCAATAAATGCCTGACCTCAATATCCTCATCCAAATCAGGCCAGTGGATGCCCTCTCCACTCCCAATCAGCCGCCAGTTTGCTCATTCTGCCGCTGTCCCATGCGTGAACTTGCATACAGGCAGTGATTTGTTGTACAATTCGTTATACACTGTTGTTAAACTGCTTTCGGCGGATTGCAGATCATTGCCTGAAAGAGGACGATCTTGCAAATTCTGCGTATTTGCTTGCTCGGTGGGTTCAACTTGATGTATGACCACCGGGTTTTGACCGGTGTTAATACCCCACGCCTGCAATCTCTTCTGGCTTATTTGTTGCTACACCGCGAAGCGCCTCAAGCTCGCCGCTATCTAGCTTTTTTGTTTTGGCCGGATTCCTCCGAAGCCCAGGCGCGGACGAATCTCCGCAAGCTATTTCATCAACTTCATCAGGCTCTTCCCGAAGCCGACCGTTTCTTACAGGCGGATGTGCATTCTCTCCAGTGGCGGAATGACGCCCCATTCTCTCTCGACGTGGCTGACTTTGAACGCGCTGTGGCTCAGCCTGGTTCCCTCCAGAACTTGCAGACCGCCGCTGATCTTTACTTCGGCGATCTACTACCCAATTGCTATGATGACTGGATATTTCCAGAACGTGAACGCCTGCGCCAGATGTACGCCGAGACGCTGGAGAGGTTAATAAACCTTTTTGAAGGGGAGAGAAATCATCGCGCCGCCATTTCGTATGCGCAGCGGCTGTTACGTCTTGATCCACTTTGCGAGTTAACCTATCGCGACTTGCTTCGACTGCACGCCATGAGCGGAGACCGGGCAGGCATGGTCAGGGTGTATCAGACTTGTGTGACGGTATTACGGCGTGAGCTAGATGTCGAACCGAGCATGGAGACGCAAGAGGCGTATGAGCGCGGTTTAAAGATGGCTGAAGGAATACGATTGGCTGCTGTGTCACAGCCCCGCCTTCAACCTACCCCGGGGTTGAACAACCTGCCACTACCGCTGACACGCTTCATCGGTCGTGAGCATGAGGTCGAACTGGTAAAAGGATTGGTGTTGTCAAATCGGTTGGTGACGTTGGCAGGTGCGGGAGGGATCGGCAAGACGCGGCTGGCACTGGTTGCCGCGAGAGCGTTGACAGCTTCGTTTATGGACGGTATCTGGCATGTCGACCTGGCAGCGTTATCCGATCCGTCCTTGGTTTTAGCAACGGTTGCCTCTGTGCTGGGTGTGCGTGAAGAGAGAGACCGCCCATTGCTGGCGCGAGTGACTGAATACCTGCGCGAAAAGCAAATGCTCTTAATTCTGGATAAATGCGAGCACCTGATCGAGGCGGTGCAGTCGCTGGTGGAAGCACTATTATCGGTTGCGTCTGAAGTCCATATTCTGGTCACCAGCCGGGTGGTGCTGGGAATGACCGGAGAAGTGATCTGGCGGGTGCCTTCTCTGCCCACGCCGGATATGTCGCAACGGACTCTCCAGGAGGAAGGCGCAGGGAGCGGTCGAGAACTGGAGGAAATTCTTGGACAATACACCAGCGTGCAGTTATTTGTAGACCGGGCCGCGGCTGTACTCCCTACCTTTGCTTTAGCAAACACAAATGTACACGCGGTGGGGCGGATCTGCCAACAACTGGATGGCATCCCCCTGGCGCTGGAACTTGCCGCGGCGCTTGTCAGGTTGCTGACAGTGCAAGAGATTGCAGATCACCTGCAAGATGCCCTGCAGATATTATCACACGGCCGCTCGACGGCGTTACCACGCCACCGCACTCTCCAGGCGACTCTGGATTGGAGTCACGTGCTGCTGAGACCGCAAGAGCAGGCTCTGTTCCGCAGACTGGCGTGCTTTGCAGGTAGTTTCACACTGGAAGCGGCTGAGTTCATCTGCAGCAGCGCAGATTTCGAACCGGCTCAGGTGCTCAACGGACTGGCCGCCCTGGTGGATCAATCGCTCGTGAGTGTAGAAGCGGCGGGCGAGGCTACACGCTTCCGCTTGCATGAGGTGACGCGGCAATATGCCCGCGCCAGACTGCTGGAAGCCGGGGAGGAAGAGCAGATACGCAACCGACATCTGGAATTTTTCTGTAAGATGGTGGAGTCACTGGAGGCAGACTTGCACGGAACTTTGCCACCGGGCGCGTTCGAACATTTGACCCAGGAATATGACAATCTGTGCGCTGCCCTGGAATGGAGCGGCTATCAAGCCGGGAATATTTTGCTCGGTTTGCGTTTGGCTGCAACCCTGACGGACTTTTGGGAACTACGAGGGCAATTAACCGCAGAACGGGGCTGGTTGGAAGCGTTGCTCAGGCGAGCAGGCGAGGCGGCGGAGCCAACCTTGCGCGCCAAAGCGCTGCGCGGTGCCGGAAAAGTG is a window encoding:
- a CDS encoding Acid phosphatase — encoded protein: MRKSFTSRLWLSSLAMAAVIWACSLRTTLPTPTATPTQNATTIPSTALTPTPAFTQTELLSTATPSPALTPTVEAPIRFAVIGDYGSGNEDARRVAELVKSWQPDFILTTGDNNYPDGSRQTIDHRIGQFYHEYIYPYRGSYGEGAEQNRFFPTLGNHDWMSESAQPYFDYFELPNNERYYDFTWGAGHFFALDSDSNEPDGVGRSSQQAQWLQERLLASTQPWQIVFMHHPPYSSGKRGPVDWMRWPFGEWGVDAVLCGHDHYYERLVVDGLVYLINGAGGGGLYDFGEIAEGSQKRFNGAYGALLGTMDSAHLIFEFYTVDGTLIDRYELSSAIR
- a CDS encoding LSU ribosomal protein L20p, yielding MTKGQFGTRSRLFRRANEAMLKSLWYAYRDRRTRKRDLRRLWIARINAAARANGTTYSRLIDAMKKSQIAINRKMLADLAVRQPEAFAAVVAATKSA
- a CDS encoding Translation initiation factor 3 produces the protein MIGPQGENIGVVSIEDAQRIAHEAELDLVEVAPNADPPVCRVMDFGKFIYERTKKEREARKAQTKIEIKEIRLRPKTNEHHRALKVRDARRWLEDGMKVKVRIRFRGREITYPEIALEDLKAVAEDLADIAVVEQAPALEGRTMLMVLAPGKQAKKKDKDKEKERETEPVTR
- a CDS encoding GTP cyclohydrolase I; translated protein: MDNLFVETPQLLTVPQPFILLEGEIKPAESIQQAVHQILLEVGEDPSRDGLIKTPERVARMYKELTSGYQTDPDQLINGALFDVEYSDMVLVRDIEFYSLCEHHLLPFFGKAHVAYIPDKKVIGLSKIPRIVEMYARRLQVQERMTTQIADLLEEKLHPQGIAVVVEGAHMCAMMRGVKKAEAMMTTSTMRGLFKTDQELRREFYAQLTRRRYDE
- a CDS encoding FolM Alternative dihydrofolate reductase 1, with translation MQSQNILITGAGRRIGRELALAAAQAGANVAIHYHTSAESAAQTAQEIRSLGRKAVTLCADLAQVEQLPALVEMAERELGHLSALVNNASIFEPLDWETTTLEDWERHLRVNLTAPFVLSQAFARRLEPAASGRIINILDWRALRPGADHLPYTISKAALAALTRSLAQALAPQVTVNGLALGAILPPADQNTTKNLSHLLANVPAARWANMDEVTAAFVFLLYGPAYITGEILHIDGGRHLV
- a CDS encoding Dihydroneopterin aldolase — encoded protein: MDKIFIKDLVARGIIGINDWERENPQEILINITLYCDTRQAGEQDAIEHSVNYRTIAKKALAHAETAARLTVEALAEDLARMCLNEPNVQTVIVRVEKPGAVRFARSVGVEIERSRS
- a CDS encoding 2-amino-4-hydroxy-6-hydroxymethyldihydropteridine pyrophosphokinase; the encoded protein is MDHIVYISLGSNILPHLHLPKAIDLLGQQVTLLAVSSVYETPPVGSSGRNFLNAVVVIKTHLTPQQLKEEILRPLESALGRQRTEDKFAPRTIDLDIIAYDGQILDEDAFRYAHLAVPLAEILRQYPLAKANRRIHSVARKFQRSQPLTPLSLASL
- a CDS encoding putative integral membrane protein, yielding MLVAPLMSPIIGIGAGSISGDTTLIKNAISALLRGAILSIVMSTIVAYLNRFFPIITWQELPNEILSRTRPSPLDLTIALAGGLAAAYALATPSLSAALPGVAIATALMPPLCTVGIGLALTQWQVAAGAGLLFVTNAVTIAFASMLIFFVLGFTPTNNLIGKLPKPLIYSALFTLSLLIPLTLFSASVFKKATESIQINSIVSEEVSVFGAEISRLDVSEDADGLHLSLTLRVSESLTYQDVNRLQRRIATRLQRPVSIIVNQIFVVRLNPLNPPTLTPTFTPITLTPTFTFTPSATPTTTPTPTFTSTATPIPPTLTPTPWSAILQNGLQRLEILQQPGGPSIGIISSREIVQVFDERQVYDGLVWLKIVDWEGRIGWVPQIHLVFVTITPTRTATTTLTPSSPALSP
- a CDS encoding TPR repeat:Bacterial transcriptional activator domain:Tetratricopeptide TPR_4, producing the protein MYDHRVLTGVNTPRLQSLLAYLLLHREAPQARRYLAFLFWPDSSEAQARTNLRKLFHQLHQALPEADRFLQADVHSLQWRNDAPFSLDVADFERAVAQPGSLQNLQTAADLYFGDLLPNCYDDWIFPERERLRQMYAETLERLINLFEGERNHRAAISYAQRLLRLDPLCELTYRDLLRLHAMSGDRAGMVRVYQTCVTVLRRELDVEPSMETQEAYERGLKMAEGIRLAAVSQPRLQPTPGLNNLPLPLTRFIGREHEVELVKGLVLSNRLVTLAGAGGIGKTRLALVAARALTASFMDGIWHVDLAALSDPSLVLATVASVLGVREERDRPLLARVTEYLREKQMLLILDKCEHLIEAVQSLVEALLSVASEVHILVTSRVVLGMTGEVIWRVPSLPTPDMSQRTLQEEGAGSGRELEEILGQYTSVQLFVDRAAAVLPTFALANTNVHAVGRICQQLDGIPLALELAAALVRLLTVQEIADHLQDALQILSHGRSTALPRHRTLQATLDWSHVLLRPQEQALFRRLACFAGSFTLEAAEFICSSADFEPAQVLNGLAALVDQSLVSVEAAGEATRFRLHEVTRQYARARLLEAGEEEQIRNRHLEFFCKMVESLEADLHGTLPPGAFEHLTQEYDNLCAALEWSGYQAGNILLGLRLAATLTDFWELRGQLTAERGWLEALLRRAGEAAEPTLRAKALRGAGKVAYYQCDFEAARMYFEQSLALDRELNNRLRMADTLSRLGFLFVIQENYTAAEPVYRESLALFRALEDRRGVGRVLSELGYIALRREDYIQARAQLEESLTLFSEPDDRYLECRARHFLGHVARLSGDYAQARAHYKRACLILTEMHNTWGLFYLIEAFACLAVAEAQWERAVRLFGAAEHLGEMIGAVMAPIERAECERNTSAARAALSEGAFSAAWAVGQAMSLDEVISYMLEQPQ